Within Massilia litorea, the genomic segment CCGGCCGCGGCCACCGTGGGCGGCACCGTCGCCCCGGGCGACTTTGCCGACACGGCCGGCCTCACCCATCTCCCCGAAGCGAGCGAATGATGCCCCTCCACGATCTACCGAATATTCAGGAACACCTGCTCGACGTGCCCGACATGGACAAGCTCGCGCCACAGGGCGACTTCTCTCATGCGCCGCGCATCCTGCTGCTCTACGGCTCCCTGCGCGAGCGCTCCTTCAGCCGCTTCCTGACCTTCGAGGCCGCGCGCATCCTCGAACACTTCGGCGCCGACGTAAGAATCTTCGACCCGATGGACTTGCCGATGGCGGGCAGCGTGCCCGAGACCCACCTGAAAGTGGTCGAGCTGCGCGAGCTGTGCCTGTGGTCCGAGGGCCAGGTGTGGTGCAGTCCCGAACGCCACGGCGCGGTGACGGCCGTGATGAAGAACCAGATCGACTGGATTCCGCTCGAGATGGGAGCGATCCGCCCGAGCCAGGGCCGCACCCTGGCCGTCATGCAGGTCTGCGGCGGCTCGCAATCGTTCAATGTGGTGAACACGCTGCGCCTGCTTGGACGCTGGATGCGCATGTTCACGATCCCGAACCAGTCCTCGGTACCGATGGCCTACAAGGAATTCGACGACGCAGGCCGCATGCGCCCCTCCGCGTATTACGACCGGGTGGTCGATGTCATGGAAGAGCTGTTCAAGATGACGCTGCTGCTGCGCGGCCGCACCGACTACCTCACCGACCGTTACAGCGAACGTAATGAGCGCGCGCGCAAGGCCATCGACAAGCAGCTGCAACAGATCTGAGCGGCAGCCCCGGAGTTAATGTCGATGCAAGCTTCGTTGCCGTCTCACAACGGTCAAGACCGCTAAATTCGTTTCCAACCGTAAATATATCGACTCCACAGGGATCGCTCGCTTACAGTCCCGTCATGCGTGCGCCATGCATGCAGCCGGCCCGGTTCCGGCACGCCAGACCCGATTGAAAGCGATCCATGTTTTTCCCCTCCACCGCCGTATCCCTTCCCGCTGCTTGCGCCGGCGCCGTCCTGCTTGCCTTCATTGGCACCGCCGGCGCGGCCAGCGCTGAAGCGACCAGTTCCACCTGGACCTTTTCCGGCTTCGGCACGGTCGGCGCGGTGCACTCCGATGAGCGCCAGGCAGACTACACCGCCTCCATCCTGAAGGCCGACGGTGCCGGCCGCACTTCGCACTGGAGCGGCGACGTCGACAGCAAGCTGGGCGGCCAGCTCGACCTGCATATCGATACGCGCTGGTCGGCCGTGCTGCAGGTCGTGACCGAGCAGCGCCTCGACTACAGCTACCAGCCGCGCGTGGAATGGGCGAACCTCAAA encodes:
- the arsH gene encoding arsenical resistance protein ArsH is translated as MMPLHDLPNIQEHLLDVPDMDKLAPQGDFSHAPRILLLYGSLRERSFSRFLTFEAARILEHFGADVRIFDPMDLPMAGSVPETHLKVVELRELCLWSEGQVWCSPERHGAVTAVMKNQIDWIPLEMGAIRPSQGRTLAVMQVCGGSQSFNVVNTLRLLGRWMRMFTIPNQSSVPMAYKEFDDAGRMRPSAYYDRVVDVMEELFKMTLLLRGRTDYLTDRYSERNERARKAIDKQLQQI